A single region of the Bacteroidota bacterium genome encodes:
- a CDS encoding phosphotransferase, whose protein sequence is MSSSSEIALSVARQFSINGIPLSAIPFGNGHIHKTYLVKTNTPGVSGYILQKINHNIFKQVPELCLNISKITKFMHSGLELLQTRFGSFHYKDDDGGYWRMFNYIPDSRVYERTSDLRLANEAGRAVGSFQHQLAGFSEELTVILPHFHDLKRREKELDQAILNDNAKRLNTSRELILEYKKHSAFLNEYESQLKDVSVPIRITHNDTKLNNILFDNKGNHICLIDLDTVMPGYAAYDYGDALRTLANNAIEDATNINEVSFNMEICRAFTKGYLSKAKAFLTAKEIRLLPEAPGLMTYIIGIRFLTDYLNGDTYYYTRYEKHNLIRARVQLTLLNQIMDNLEQIRSYAE, encoded by the coding sequence ATGAGCAGTAGTAGTGAAATAGCGTTGTCAGTTGCCCGGCAGTTTTCCATTAATGGTATCCCATTGTCAGCCATCCCTTTCGGAAACGGGCATATTCACAAAACATACCTGGTTAAAACAAATACTCCCGGTGTTTCAGGATATATACTCCAAAAAATCAACCATAATATTTTCAAACAGGTACCGGAACTTTGCCTCAATATCTCGAAAATCACAAAATTCATGCATTCGGGGTTGGAGCTGCTGCAAACCCGCTTCGGAAGCTTTCATTACAAAGACGATGATGGGGGATACTGGCGCATGTTCAATTATATTCCGGATAGCCGGGTGTACGAAAGAACGTCTGATCTTCGCTTAGCCAATGAAGCAGGAAGGGCCGTGGGAAGTTTTCAGCACCAGCTTGCAGGATTCAGCGAAGAACTAACGGTAATCCTTCCACACTTTCATGATCTTAAAAGAAGAGAAAAAGAGCTCGATCAAGCCATCCTGAATGATAATGCGAAAAGGTTAAATACATCCCGGGAATTGATCCTGGAATACAAAAAACATTCTGCCTTCCTGAATGAATATGAATCTCAGTTAAAGGATGTTTCCGTTCCGATACGCATAACCCACAACGACACCAAACTGAATAATATCCTGTTCGATAATAAAGGAAATCACATCTGCCTTATTGACCTTGACACAGTGATGCCGGGATATGCAGCCTACGATTATGGAGATGCCCTACGTACCCTTGCAAATAATGCAATCGAGGATGCAACCAATATAAACGAGGTTTCGTTTAATATGGAGATATGCAGGGCATTCACAAAGGGATACCTGTCAAAGGCAAAGGCCTTCCTCACTGCCAAGGAAATCCGCCTGCTGCCGGAAGCGCCAGGACTGATGACATACATAATCGGAATTCGCTTCCTGACAGATTACCTGAATGGTGATACGTATTATTACACCCGGTATGAGAAGCATAACCTTATCAGAGCCCGTGTGCAATTGACTCTGCTGAACCAGATCATGGATAATCTGGAACAAATCCGCAGTTACGCGGAATAA
- a CDS encoding nucleotidyltransferase, protein DIRKTLNTIAGVNQDGNPVSLSTETIVSMNIWCFLPELFEQLSLKFRNFLDNLNNPDREFLIPSVINELVQNNEALVKVLESNAHWAGITYKEDVENVKNMILDLTGKGIYPENLWK, encoded by the coding sequence ATGACATTCGTAAAACACTAAATACTATTGCCGGTGTGAACCAGGATGGAAATCCCGTATCACTATCCACGGAAACCATAGTATCTATGAATATCTGGTGTTTCTTACCTGAATTGTTTGAACAACTGTCACTAAAATTCAGGAATTTCCTTGACAACCTGAATAATCCCGACCGGGAATTCCTGATCCCCTCGGTCATCAACGAATTGGTGCAAAACAATGAAGCCTTGGTTAAAGTGCTTGAAAGCAATGCCCATTGGGCAGGAATTACTTACAAAGAAGATGTTGAAAACGTGAAAAATATGATTCTTGATCTTACCGGAAAGGGAATATATCCGGAAAACCTTTGGAAATGA